The Notolabrus celidotus isolate fNotCel1 chromosome 6, fNotCel1.pri, whole genome shotgun sequence nucleotide sequence GTAAACAAGAACTCCCATTCAAGACTTCAAGAGTTAAAGCAGAACTTGTGAGAAAGATCTGCTAACAGCCGCCGATTTATGAATCCTACAGTTTGGGCCGAGGTTTTACTTGAGATTCAATAACTCgtatcatgtttttgtttgtttgtttgtttcgttTTGTTTCTTTGAGCGTAGCTGTTTGTACAGAACACCATGTTATTTTGGAGAGAAACTGAGACTTTTCCAATTAGCAGACAGAGCCAGCTCGCCCGCAGCCCGTATCTGGACTCAATTATGCTGGATTCCAAAAATTTACGAGGTTGTTGTTCCCTCTTTTTGAACAGACGTAGACTGTCCATGAAGAGAAACAAGGGAATAAGTAGAGAAGAGAAGGACAAtggagagaaggaagagagaaagtagAACAAAATTTGCTTATCATCACattagctgaagagagacaggaaatgcagagagcagagagtgtaTCTCTGTATCTGGGGTGCACACTGAGACCGCTAGATCAACGGCGCCCCGGATGATACATGTTTAAGACATGCAACTTAATAATTCTGttatttctgcagcagctgGCATTGAATGTTCACAAAAAGTCACTGTTCCATGTTTAAAGACATTCACATACTTGTTAAACATCTCATTTTAAGCAAAGACTATCTTCCATGCAACCCTCTTCACTCTCCCACTGTGGTGACGACACTTCACACTTAGTGCTGATTGCAGCAGATGTCCCACTTGTGCCTTCAAAAGAACCCTCCATTGCGGGTATCAGAAGCCTCAAACACTTCTTCAATTCTGCAACCTGTGGGCTTCTTAATGCCATTTTACCCACCTTAATTTGTTAGCCCttatctgacagacaggaaactGAGGAGTTAAGCAGATTGTCTTCAAAGTACTTTCTGTGCACAAGTGCTCCATGGCATACAGGAGGTATCCACCTTTCTCGGCTCTGCACCTCAAACAGGTTCAGGTTCAAGTTACTTTATTTATACCCGTAGGTTGATTTGTCTAGCAGCAAGACGATGACATTCAATTACAAAATATCAACATGAAAATTATTATATGAAAGTAAACTGGCTCCACTGGCCATAATTTAGAGGAGGGAGATAAATATCATGAATTGAGATATGTGAATAAAATCAGCCTGAGTACGACACTGGGGAAGactaaaaaaatatatcctTTTTTGGCATATCCATCAGTGTACATAATATACAGATATTACATTCCATTATTAATGCTTTTCTTTTATCCACTCCTTtccttcttattttttaaactgatttcaaattgttctattattttaattgcttttagtaggTTCTCTTTTACTGAGCTGTTCCTTTAAGTTGTTCCTCTTATATTGGCTTGCTAGTTTAATGTCTCCCTGTCTTGCTTCGTTCATTATATGGTTGGGTTTTTTACGATGTATAGCACTTAATAAGTGCAATATAAAGaagttttttaaatttatttatcaaaagtttggacacaccttctcattcaatgtttttttaatttattttagttattttcaacattgtagtttaatactgaagacatcaaaactatgacataatctggttttcccataatctggattacaacagtagtcaaataggtctatccattgtgtactaaccctacctctgaacaacacaactgatggtctcaaacacattaagaaggcaagtcattctacaaatgaactcttgacaaggctcatgttaattagaaatcattccaggagaccacttcaggAAGccgactgagagaataccaagagtgtgcaaagctgtcatgaaggaaaaagggggctactttacagaatctaaaatatgaaatatattctgctttgtttaacacttttttgttaattaaatatttccatatatgttctttcatagttttgatgtctttggtattaatctacagtgtttcaaataattaaaataaatacaaacccttgaatgagaaggtgtttccaaacttttgactggtagtgtgtattTGTATACATAAAGATCTTTAAAGATCTTTTGAGACAAAACTAAAAGGTTCAGGATGAAATAGGGAACCCGTTCCTCTGTGTTACCTTTGCTTTGTAGGCCAAAAGTCAGACAGCCTGTTCTGTTCCTCTTCAGGACATCGTCCAAAACACTACTCTGTTTACTTAATAGGTTTTTTTGGGCTCTGTTAGCAAAGTCAAATTTGTTTAGCAACTCTGTTCAACGTTGTTGAGTGGCATTAAACAAACACTGTAGCAAAAATTAGTCATGCAATTTTGGATGCATTCACTagattaaattaacattttcttcaCTTCTGAGAGTGTTACTGCACTGCAGACACACGGCTTGAGCAAATAACACTTATTTACACTGCAGGAACACCTGATAAGCAGCTAAAGGCAGCGCTACCTGAGAGAGAGTATTTCAAACGGTCATATTTAAAAAGCGTGTTCTGATCATGTATACACTAAATACTTTAAGAGTCAAACttccacttttaaaaagtctttGTTATTTTAGTGCACGCAGCAGCACTAAAATTCAAGTCATCCGAGTAAGgactttttctctctgcagatgtcTGATCAAGAAGGAGGAGGTGCAGAGCTTCATTGAGAGGTGTATGATGGCTGTTGGCACCAAGCAGCATCATGCAACCAGTCTGGCCAAAGTGCTGGTGGAGGGGGACCACAGGGGCCACTACAGCCATGGACTCAACAGGATGGGTCAGTGTGGAGCTGGAAGCTTTTCAAATTCTGTCTCTGCATGTGTAATGTTGTCTGAGAAAAAAATGGAAACTGTGACTTGTAATTTATCACACTCTGACATTGACAGGAAAGTGTAGCTATGTTTTTTAAAGAGGGAGGAATTTAATCTTTACTTTAATCAGTTTGTAATCAACATCTTTGCAGGCTTCTTTCTGCATTTGTAGTTTAATGTGTCTTTGCTGTCGCTCTATTCTTTCAACAGACATGTACGTAAAGGACATTAAGACAGGAATCTGTGCCAAAGATGGTGAGCCGGTGTTGGAGAAAGAGAGCGCAGCCACAGCACTTGTGGATGGGAAGAACCTGCTGGGTCCTGTGGTGGGAAACTTCTGCATGAATCTGGCCATAAAGAAAGCCAAAGAGGCCGGCGTTGGCTGGGTGGTGGCACATGGTGAGTCCTGTTTTCTTAAAACCCAATATAAAGCTCTGATACACAGGCCCTCTTGGCACCTGGATAAGGACATGCATGCATTTGTCTATTTTTCTGCAACACATTAACATATCGAACACTACTCCAACAGAGGGATGAGGGATGTTCACACCCAATTTGTCTGTAACTGCAATCCTGTTTGGCTTTTTGTGCACTTTTTGTCATCTCCATGCATTTCATATGATTCTAAGAGTATGATGGAACAGAAACAGAGTGGCCATAATTATTTATGGAGGCAAAATCAGAGAAACTATATGCTTGATGAATTTTGATTGAACACAGGTTCACACATGGAATAAGATATGGCTGCAGGTGCAGGTTTGGCTTTATTCAGCATTCATAAAGGCATCAAtactattttaaataatgatgATGAGATATTCTTTACTCTCACTGAGGGGAATTTTTTCTTGCGTGCAGTGCAACTTAATTTAACACAATGAGCCAAACAACCCAGAAAACACCACCAACAAAGAAGTTCCGTGACTATGCTCACTGATGTGAAACCGAATATCTTTGTGTTTACTGTCATTGATATTAAAGGAGGGCTGATGAAACAGGTTTTGGAAAAGTTTTGAAGAGGAGTGCCAAAGTGACCGAGTAATCCAAACAAATTCAATGAAtttgatttgataaaaaaattCTGTCATAATAAAGTCTGACAGAAATATTCTTTAATGCCCACTGAAGAATTTGGATTACCTCAAAAAATGGTTCACAAATGTCAACACATGAAACAATAAAATTGCACAGCTATCGCTTTCTATGTATTTACTATATGTCTCTTTTCTCTTAGGCTCCAACCACTACGGTATTGCTGGTTATTACGCCTTGCAAGCTCTGAAAGAGAACATGATTGTGAGTGAAACATTCATCTACAGCTCAGCTAACTTTGATTTGTTGCACTggtactgaaacatttttgatTATTACTTAATGTAGACTTCCATGAGCTTATATGAACGTATTTCCTGAATGATTGAAGTGTCTAATAAGAATAATTTGATCACAACAGGGCATGTCATTTACCAACACATCCCCGCTGGTGGTTCCCACACGAGGAAAAGAGGTACTTTTCTTTATATTCAAAGTCAGTCTATACCTTAAAGAGCTTCTCTGTCTCAATCTAATGTCAGTCTGCTGTTTGTAGTGCACTTTGGGCACCAACCCCATCAGTGTGGCAGCTCCTGCTAAAGACGGAGACAGCTTTGTTCTGGACATGGCCACATCAGCAGTCGCTCTTGGAAAGGTAAGAACAGGTTTGCACTGATAAGCCATCAGGGATGCCTTTCATTCAGAACATAACTTTCCTCAGTGTCACGATGTATAACATGCATCACTGGAGTTTCTTTGAACACCACAGTTATAGCTATAATGTGTCACTATTCTTTATGCACAGGTGGAGCTCCATGATCGCAGAGGAGACCCCATACCTGAGGGCTGGGGCTGTGACGCTGCGGGGAAGCTGACCCCAGACCCCAAAAAAGTTCTGAACGGAGGAGGACTGGTGCCGATTGGAGGCAGTGAAGCAACAGGTCGGACAGCAACTGATAAAAGTCTGCACTGGGAGGGAAAGAGCTAGCTCCAGTTTACATGTCTACAAGTTCATGTTATTAAAGTTACACTGCCAGCCCCTGCCAGTTTGAGACAGTTCTCTCACATGTAGAAGTGTGTGAAGTCATGCCATACTTAGACACATAATTGCATTGTTGAATTTAAGCAGCTTCTATTGCAAGTGACAAGTTTAGAAGAGTGTTTCAATATTTTTATGACATACATGTTAGATCTGGTCTCTCATTCACTAGAAAACTGCAACAGACTAAAAAATCCCGTTCTGAATCATCTGGAAAGTTTATCTTTTGTCcaagctcttattttgaaggggctCTTCTTGATTCTAAATGTTTGTCCTTTCCAGCAAACAATTGCGTGCTCTCAGTTTAGGGATCACGttcttttttacacatttttgtcCACATGTGACTACTGTTTTGATTATAATATCTAGGGAAACAAAGATCCATTCAAGAAAGGAAAAGACATTTTTTCATTGCAAAGACTTTTAAGTCTTTGATAGAAGTAAGAAAAATAAGTGACAGAAGTCTTTGGAGGATGCACTGCTGTTGTTTCTGGATGTGCTGATTGTTTGTCATGTCATGTATGCTAAAGTAAATTTGTTGCATCCATCCTCTCTCTACATAAATCAGCTGaagtttctgcatgtgtgtgttgtcacCCTCAGGAGGTTACAAAGGCTACGGTCTGGGGATGATGGTCGAAGTGTTTTGTGGCATATTGGCGGGGGCTCATTACAGTAACAATGTTCGCACATGGAAAGTCACAGACCGTGTTGCTGACCTGGTacgttttatctttttttctcttggcCTTTTCTGCATAATGTGTTTTATAGAAGACAAACTATCACAAATGTGCACATGGTGGTTTCTTCCCAAAAGCAAATGATGTCATTGCACATATGATAGCTTCTTTTTCTCTTACTTAAAGTAACACAATTAGTAAGTATTTTAAAATGACCTACCTGTAACTCATGAGATATAACAGTAACTTTCTATGATCTAAAGTACATCTaggaaatattcaaacaaaTGTGGACAGGATTTTGTTTGAAAACGGAGGGGAAATATTTGTACACGTGTTGACAAAGCCTTAGAATAATGGCTGCTACCGGCTAAAAATCAAAGATATTGTCTAAATATTGAAGATATGTCAGGTTTCCATCGTCAAAGTGGCTGAAGAACTAAGTATAAGCTTGTGTTTCCCTAAACAATCATCTTAtttttgcaataaaaaagtaaCTTAGCAGTAGGGTCATTTAGGAGAAGTCTCCATATTGATGATAGAAATACAACACTTCATTTAATTACATTAATAAGTGAATTCTTTACAATATGGTCATGTTTACGTTGTCAGAAACTACAATGTATGTTAGCTTTTTGTCAAAAACACCAAAGAAACACGACAGGTGAATGGAGCCAAGTTTTACATGTTGAAGCAGGTTTTTGACAGCCGCTCTTATCTACAAGATAAGCCTAATCAATAAGGCAGACGTAGGCTGTCATACGTCATGTCGTGGCTCTGTTCACTGTTAGTTTTGGATCAGCTCACCGTGTTGACATCACTCGTTCTGTGTTTTCAGGGTCAGTGTTTTGTTGCAATCAACCCAGAAAACTTTGCTCCAGGGTTCAGTGACAGGATGTCCGACCTGCTGTCCATCCAAAGAGGGATGGAACCTGTGAGTTCACGCTGCTGCTGAAATGAAACAACCACTCAGTGTTATCATTTATGAAACAATGCATGGTTACTGCATTGAGCTTCATTGGGCGGTTGTTGCTTTTTCTTTGTAGGCTGACCCTCACATGCCTGTTCTGGCGGCTGGAGATCCAGAGAGGATGAACATGAAGAAGTGTGATGAGATGGGCGGGATACCTTATCACATGAATGTTGTCAACTACATGGTAAGAGCTATAATTAGTCTTATAAAGAGGTGAATAAAGAAGTGTTAGTTTTGTTGACTATCATTTCACTCATGTGCATTTTAACAGTACTTTTGAAGTTATAAGCTCACTTACTTTCTTAGAAACACTTAGATGACAAAACTGATACCACAATTAAGTAAATTACCTCTGTACAAAGCTAGCTACCTAAACTTCTTGAGCATCCTAAAGTTGTTCAGCTATATCACTTTTGTTAGACTTTTGAGAGGAAAACCAAAGTGTAGAGACATGTTGTGGTGGATTTTTGTGCCAAATTGTTCTTAGTTTTGGGGCAATAAATTCCACCAAAAGAGCACCAAGTCTTGAAGAACTTCCTGGGACTCAACCAGAAAAAGTCTGACATCTAATCCCCATTCCAAAGATGTCTCTACAGTATCTTTACTCGTGAATTAAGGGGATACACATTGATACACACTTgttgccctaggcaagattttaactggtgccccttgtattataaccaactccaacaatcacatcacgtatacactgaaagacaactgacatacagctttatgttttacaggtttcctttgttttaaaataacaatgacctctaaaagaacattaataaaatgttaataacagTGATATttaacaggaaaataattatacaatttaaaaatgcataatgtaatagtagtagaatatattcagtcattacataacaataattttcacagtgcagacactttcaacaaagcaacagtaatgtattaagtgatgactgagaaggcagaagcaaaatgtttatttaagcctagcctacatctcctatctaattaagctaccagcttccaaagtgtaaggaaaacaacaacaacaaaacaaaaacaagttaatcatgaacacttaaagacttcaaaaacgGCTTTGCAtgccattattttttaaatca carries:
- the LOC117814721 gene encoding uncharacterized oxidoreductase YjmC-like, translating into MSRCLIKKEEVQSFIERCMMAVGTKQHHATSLAKVLVEGDHRGHYSHGLNRMDMYVKDIKTGICAKDGEPVLEKESAATALVDGKNLLGPVVGNFCMNLAIKKAKEAGVGWVVAHGSNHYGIAGYYALQALKENMIGMSFTNTSPLVVPTRGKECTLGTNPISVAAPAKDGDSFVLDMATSAVALGKVELHDRRGDPIPEGWGCDAAGKLTPDPKKVLNGGGLVPIGGSEATGGYKGYGLGMMVEVFCGILAGAHYSNNVRTWKVTDRVADLGQCFVAINPENFAPGFSDRMSDLLSIQRGMEPADPHMPVLAAGDPERMNMKKCDEMGGIPYHMNVVNYMNECAQKIGVTELLPCSNIISN